Proteins from a genomic interval of Methanococcoides sp. AM1:
- a CDS encoding AAA family ATPase, translated as MKLKRVRIENIRSYKDLDISFEDGVTVVSGVNGSGKSSLLEACFTGLFGSRTLSKEFVLSDLIRKGATKASILVDFDNSGHEYNIEQGYKVNPKTGSASNNRSVFKIDGDIMVDQASQTYEAVKALLKMDEEAYKNCVYIRQGEIDVLINAKTKDRQRMIDDLLQIGKLEEYRERASSARKGVGRHQRETDARIKDNVADIEQIETLKPYQVLNTVQTEMNETGAKISDLDTKKERARGIVESIEEKISKYTETQEQKKAIDVEIKSFKSKITETYSEIERSRNIVSSGRQEVQQLKKSTADLSKQIDMPEDADIENYAAFIEKEEVSARDAVSSIIKKRELTQSNERSQNEFLLNLNEQVKTTSIAIQNKEAKIKTIQEDIERLSVNIRELDDESKNISKEATELGFPADKLENIDDIAELLSLKQKQLHGKEREKFATLAEIDKRVKKAKELLDKGLCPTCGQDLKGSKICEETAVDEEQKAGLLAELQSIRSEQADVEIKVERVRNAKEIAKRMADNDHLSQIKKKDIAASEKLIEENHKTIRDEKEKESGLKEQINDVTIAIRKIREDVVSLEKDETAARDSHKVVKEKLDIARKIRTNQLEVRKVQSDMQRSQDGINNGLEKVGLFEEQIKDRKQRLDHFEEVLGDVDIDKLRTERMQYDSAYKGIISELEKFNLRIKELHKEIGRIEGEIKRLDALKQKHRMLTNKKEFLAAVYNDAEDLETMYIRLRAELRAKNIDALDRLLNEIFSFMYTNNAYSHIKLDQEYDLTIYEKDGTALEPKLLSGGERAIFNLVLRCAIYRLLSHSPGTTGSSELPPLILDEPTVFLDRGHVHQLIKLIDMMRDIGVGQILIVSHDESLIDSADHVFVVEKDPITNSSSISAK; from the coding sequence GTGAAACTGAAAAGGGTACGTATTGAGAACATCAGAAGCTACAAAGACCTGGACATAAGCTTCGAGGATGGTGTCACCGTGGTATCCGGTGTGAACGGGAGTGGTAAGTCCAGCCTGCTGGAAGCATGTTTTACAGGACTTTTCGGAAGCCGCACCCTTTCAAAGGAATTCGTGCTCTCGGACCTTATACGCAAGGGTGCCACAAAGGCATCCATTCTGGTCGACTTTGATAATAGCGGCCATGAATACAACATTGAACAGGGATACAAGGTCAATCCAAAAACCGGAAGTGCATCTAACAATAGATCGGTCTTCAAGATCGACGGGGATATAATGGTCGACCAGGCCAGCCAGACCTATGAAGCTGTAAAAGCGCTTCTGAAAATGGACGAGGAAGCCTACAAGAACTGCGTGTACATCCGTCAGGGAGAGATCGATGTACTGATCAACGCAAAGACAAAGGACCGGCAGCGGATGATCGATGACCTGCTCCAGATAGGGAAACTGGAAGAGTACAGGGAGCGCGCAAGTAGTGCAAGGAAAGGCGTGGGAAGGCACCAGAGGGAAACAGATGCGCGTATCAAGGACAATGTTGCAGATATCGAACAAATTGAAACCCTGAAGCCATATCAGGTACTCAATACAGTTCAAACTGAGATGAACGAGACCGGTGCAAAAATTTCAGATCTTGATACAAAAAAAGAACGAGCCAGGGGAATTGTGGAATCCATTGAGGAAAAGATAAGCAAATACACAGAAACCCAGGAGCAAAAGAAAGCGATCGATGTTGAAATAAAAAGTTTCAAGTCAAAGATCACAGAAACATACAGCGAGATCGAGAGATCCAGGAACATTGTTAGTTCCGGCAGGCAGGAGGTCCAGCAGCTTAAAAAATCAACTGCCGACCTTTCTAAACAGATAGATATGCCGGAAGATGCTGATATTGAGAATTATGCTGCATTCATAGAGAAAGAGGAAGTCAGCGCCCGGGATGCTGTCAGTAGCATTATCAAAAAGAGAGAACTGACGCAGAGTAATGAGCGATCACAGAATGAATTCCTGCTTAACCTGAATGAACAAGTGAAGACAACGTCCATTGCCATCCAGAATAAGGAAGCTAAGATCAAAACCATTCAGGAAGATATTGAAAGACTTTCTGTAAACATCAGGGAACTGGATGATGAGAGCAAGAACATATCAAAGGAAGCCACTGAACTTGGATTCCCTGCTGATAAACTCGAAAATATAGATGATATTGCCGAACTTCTGAGCCTGAAGCAAAAACAGCTTCATGGAAAAGAAAGGGAAAAATTTGCCACCCTTGCAGAAATTGATAAAAGGGTGAAGAAAGCCAAAGAGCTACTGGACAAGGGACTGTGCCCCACCTGCGGACAGGACCTTAAAGGCTCAAAGATATGCGAAGAAACAGCAGTTGATGAAGAACAAAAAGCCGGTCTTTTGGCCGAGCTACAGAGCATACGTTCCGAACAGGCAGATGTGGAAATAAAAGTAGAACGTGTCAGAAATGCGAAAGAAATTGCAAAAAGGATGGCAGATAACGATCACCTGAGCCAGATCAAGAAGAAAGACATCGCTGCAAGTGAGAAGCTGATCGAAGAGAACCACAAAACCATCAGGGATGAGAAAGAAAAGGAAAGTGGTCTTAAAGAGCAGATAAATGATGTCACGATAGCGATCAGGAAGATCAGGGAAGATGTTGTTTCCCTGGAAAAAGATGAAACTGCTGCAAGGGATTCTCACAAGGTTGTAAAAGAGAAGCTCGATATTGCAAGAAAGATAAGAACTAACCAGCTAGAGGTCAGAAAAGTCCAGAGCGATATGCAGCGGTCACAGGATGGGATCAATAACGGGCTGGAAAAGGTAGGACTATTCGAAGAGCAGATAAAGGATCGGAAGCAGCGCCTTGATCATTTCGAAGAGGTACTTGGGGATGTGGACATAGACAAGCTTCGGACAGAAAGGATGCAGTACGATAGTGCATACAAAGGTATCATTTCTGAACTGGAGAAATTTAACCTGAGGATAAAGGAACTCCACAAGGAAATCGGGCGCATCGAAGGGGAGATCAAAAGGCTTGATGCGCTTAAGCAAAAGCACAGGATGCTTACCAATAAAAAAGAGTTTCTTGCAGCCGTTTACAATGATGCGGAAGATCTTGAGACCATGTACATACGCCTGCGTGCTGAACTGCGTGCAAAGAATATTGATGCGCTTGACAGGTTACTCAATGAGATATTCTCTTTCATGTACACCAACAATGCATACTCGCACATCAAACTTGATCAGGAGTACGATCTTACCATCTATGAAAAGGATGGCACTGCCCTTGAGCCTAAATTATTAAGCGGAGGCGAGAGAGCGATATTCAATCTTGTGCTAAGGTGTGCCATCTATCGTTTACTGTCCCATTCACCCGGAACCACAGGTAGTTCAGAGCTCCCTCCACTGATACTGGACGAGCCCACTGTGTTCCTTGATCGCGGGCACGTCCACCAGTTGATAAAGCTCATTGACATGATGCGAGACATCGGTGTTGGCCAGATCCTGATAGTCTCGCACGATGAATCACTGATAGATTCTGCAGACCATGTGTTCGTAGTTGAGAAAGACCCGATCACAAATAGTTCTTCCATTTCCGCAAAATGA